The proteins below come from a single Holdemania massiliensis genomic window:
- a CDS encoding N-acetylglucosamine-6-phosphate deacetylase → MKKQVCRWIEGNQEWDKSVEWNQGKIISVEPTTKQPDFIAMPALIDLHTHGFRGWSSEESAEDLRRLALAYAERGIGGFCATLGPRPLSYYLEVIHEYRKAFSTPYPGARFLGLHLEGPYLNPEKAGAIDPDTMLKIDLPKLESFLIQSAGIVKIMTIAPELPNALPAIRLLKQYGVIASAGHTAASYEQCETAVSFGLTQVTHTFNAMESLHHRNPGLITSALINPKLDCEMISDGYHLQLPIMKLLTQTKGTEHILCVSDSGQDSGFAYPEGTVLSDGCVLHGGAMVQPNGVIAGSTCDLSDALKMFVLKLGISLPEAARMLSLNAAQKLCLKDWGSTRIGSSIAWSLYNRDLEFVETLMDEQLCLLK, encoded by the coding sequence ATGAAAAAGCAGGTTTGTCGTTGGATTGAGGGAAACCAAGAATGGGATAAAAGTGTTGAATGGAACCAAGGAAAAATCATATCCGTTGAACCCACAACAAAACAGCCGGACTTCATTGCGATGCCGGCTTTGATAGATCTTCATACCCATGGCTTTCGGGGATGGAGCAGTGAAGAATCGGCAGAAGATCTGCGACGATTGGCATTGGCCTATGCCGAACGCGGAATCGGCGGCTTTTGTGCTACGCTGGGACCGCGGCCCTTATCCTACTATCTTGAAGTGATACACGAGTACCGGAAAGCTTTTTCGACGCCGTATCCAGGAGCGCGGTTTCTGGGACTGCATTTAGAAGGTCCCTATCTGAATCCTGAAAAAGCGGGAGCGATTGATCCGGATACCATGCTGAAAATAGATTTGCCAAAACTGGAATCCTTTCTGATTCAAAGCGCCGGCATCGTTAAGATTATGACGATCGCTCCGGAGCTTCCCAACGCTTTGCCTGCGATCCGGCTGCTGAAGCAATATGGCGTGATCGCTTCGGCAGGACATACCGCAGCCAGCTATGAGCAATGTGAAACAGCGGTTTCCTTCGGACTGACTCAGGTTACGCATACATTTAACGCAATGGAAAGCCTGCATCATCGCAATCCGGGATTGATTACTTCCGCTTTAATCAATCCCAAACTGGACTGTGAGATGATCAGCGACGGCTACCATCTGCAGCTGCCGATCATGAAACTGCTGACACAGACGAAAGGAACTGAGCATATTCTCTGTGTTTCCGACAGCGGGCAGGACTCGGGCTTTGCCTATCCTGAGGGAACGGTGCTGTCTGATGGCTGTGTTCTTCATGGCGGAGCGATGGTGCAGCCCAACGGAGTCATTGCCGGAAGTACCTGTGATTTAAGTGATGCCTTGAAAATGTTCGTTTTGAAGTTAGGCATTTCATTACCCGAAGCTGCCAGAATGCTTTCTTTAAATGCCGCCCAAAAGCTCTGCTTAAAGGATTGGGGATCAACCCGAATCGGCAGTTCTATCGCCTGGAGCCTTTATAATCGGGATCTGGAATTTGTTGAAACGCTTATGGATGAACAGCTTTGTCTTCTAAAATAA
- a CDS encoding CotH kinase family protein: MRKRTAAWLTLAAAVVVSTAAQLTLGKIQTRVHQHREASLVYDPETALDCVQETETSKYQYDETVVDIEKLSTHLPLVVIETDEAIPGVPYYTDDQSHRQMTLTSTGEEFLIGNMKIINQDDKLNSPQDTPSLKTQIRIRVRGNTSRWFDKQSFAIKTIHHNGENKKVSIMGMEANHDWALHGPFLDKTLMRNYVAMNLAGELMDYAPDVRFCEVIVNHEYRGVYVMMETVSRGEGRIEIKEPNKTRNVTGYLVELDNDTQPDPLTQMNNFTKYTQILRKNAFFDIRYPRNEALTAPLKDYIERDLSRFEKALYSFDYDTQRYGFTNFIDVDEFVDYFILMEVFVQHDTGNLSTFFYKDVNGKFKPVVWDFNNSLGNVSDSSDDDYRIRQFVSVQAPWFTMLIKDEGFINQVIHRYRQLRQGILSDAQVSDYIQSVVDYLGPAVDRNFAVWGYSFDPENLDKRNKLSPEEKNPRSYEEAVQQFHDAYLERLAWLDENIDVLKQYCHESAVKKYNH, encoded by the coding sequence ATGCGTAAACGGACAGCAGCGTGGCTGACTCTGGCAGCCGCGGTTGTAGTCAGTACGGCAGCTCAGCTGACTTTGGGGAAAATCCAGACGCGAGTTCATCAGCATCGGGAAGCGAGTCTGGTTTACGATCCGGAAACAGCACTGGACTGTGTTCAGGAAACGGAAACTTCAAAATATCAATATGACGAGACCGTCGTGGATATTGAAAAGCTGAGTACCCATCTGCCGCTGGTTGTCATCGAAACAGATGAAGCAATACCAGGCGTTCCTTATTATACCGATGACCAGTCCCATCGTCAGATGACGCTGACTTCCACCGGAGAAGAATTTCTGATCGGCAACATGAAAATCATCAATCAGGATGACAAGCTGAATTCACCGCAGGATACGCCGTCCTTAAAGACCCAGATCCGGATCCGCGTGCGCGGCAATACTTCCCGCTGGTTTGACAAGCAATCCTTTGCGATCAAAACGATCCATCATAATGGTGAGAATAAAAAAGTTTCCATCATGGGCATGGAGGCCAATCACGACTGGGCGCTGCACGGTCCTTTTCTCGATAAAACTCTGATGCGGAATTATGTCGCGATGAATCTGGCGGGCGAGCTGATGGATTATGCCCCTGACGTGCGGTTTTGCGAAGTGATTGTCAATCATGAATATCGCGGTGTGTATGTGATGATGGAAACCGTCAGCCGCGGGGAAGGCCGGATCGAAATTAAAGAACCCAATAAAACCCGAAACGTTACCGGCTATCTTGTTGAACTGGACAATGACACCCAGCCGGATCCGCTGACTCAAATGAACAATTTTACAAAATACACGCAGATTCTGCGGAAAAATGCCTTCTTCGATATCCGCTATCCGCGCAATGAAGCGCTGACAGCACCGCTGAAGGATTATATCGAACGGGATCTCAGCCGATTTGAAAAGGCGTTATATTCTTTTGATTATGATACGCAGCGCTATGGATTTACGAATTTTATTGATGTCGATGAGTTTGTCGATTACTTTATTTTGATGGAGGTCTTTGTACAGCATGATACCGGCAATCTGTCGACGTTCTTTTACAAAGACGTCAACGGAAAATTTAAGCCCGTTGTCTGGGATTTCAATAACAGTCTGGGCAATGTTTCCGACAGCTCTGACGATGATTATCGAATCCGTCAATTTGTTTCGGTGCAGGCTCCTTGGTTTACCATGCTGATCAAGGATGAAGGATTCATCAATCAGGTGATTCATCGGTATCGGCAGCTGCGTCAGGGAATTTTGAGTGATGCGCAGGTCAGTGACTACATTCAGTCGGTTGTTGATTATCTGGGCCCGGCCGTCGATCGGAATTTTGCCGTCTGGGGCTACAGCTTTGATCCGGAAAATCTGGATAAACGCAACAAGCTATCGCCGGAAGAAAAAAATCCCCGTTCCTATGAAGAAGCAGTGCAGCAGTTCCATGATGCCTATCTTGAACGTCTGGCCTGGCTTGACGAAAATATTGACGTGCTAAAGCAATACTGTCATGAATCGGCAGTCAAAAAGTACAATCATTAA
- a CDS encoding HEAT repeat domain-containing protein produces the protein MIIRIDYLIYVYMTLCLCMLGYNLFYLGKNKWMQKRTEKQIRDQTRRLKTFLLFPERSSPKVDDEIKKKLTHTHQLIVLEGTVEALHQNPLTTKQLQDWLPTLKPAFIQLIDVYMKKSVMERSYFAYLVMRFGLCGEGANDPLSTMMIQLTALSSIYCRENALMALYAHGSVDHIVKAYRLMARHEIEHSRKLVSDGLLEFHGDREQLAGALWQNWTEFTPHYQVAFIDFIRMISGNFREVLMPLLTQPETDREVKFAVMRYFRKYPYAPAGIILRQTVSDWEKQDWEYAAIAAASLESYPGKDTLKALLIGIQSDNWYVRDNASDSLLQLAAPQVILEIIHQLKDSYGREMLRYKAVSAGLLRVRENSEELEVAVGHKPVGQGTKTQNEFLNAFTFSESSAEELPPLQKWGTE, from the coding sequence ATGATCATTCGAATTGATTATTTGATTTATGTCTACATGACGCTGTGTCTGTGCATGCTGGGCTACAATCTGTTTTATCTGGGAAAAAACAAATGGATGCAGAAACGGACAGAAAAGCAGATCCGGGATCAGACACGCCGATTAAAGACCTTTCTGTTATTTCCTGAACGTTCATCGCCTAAGGTGGATGATGAAATTAAGAAAAAGCTGACGCATACGCATCAGCTGATCGTGCTGGAAGGCACTGTCGAAGCGCTCCATCAGAACCCGCTGACGACAAAACAGCTGCAGGACTGGCTGCCGACGCTGAAGCCGGCCTTTATTCAACTGATTGATGTTTATATGAAAAAAAGCGTCATGGAACGTTCGTATTTTGCTTATCTTGTCATGCGTTTTGGATTGTGCGGCGAGGGGGCGAATGATCCGCTGTCCACGATGATGATTCAGCTGACCGCCCTGTCTTCGATCTATTGCCGGGAGAATGCTTTGATGGCTTTGTACGCTCACGGCAGTGTTGATCATATCGTCAAAGCTTATCGTTTAATGGCCCGGCATGAAATTGAACACAGCCGCAAGCTGGTGAGTGACGGACTGTTGGAATTTCATGGAGATCGGGAACAGCTTGCCGGGGCTTTATGGCAGAACTGGACGGAGTTTACACCGCATTATCAAGTTGCCTTCATTGATTTTATCCGCATGATTTCCGGCAACTTCCGGGAAGTGCTCATGCCGCTTCTGACCCAACCGGAAACAGACCGGGAAGTCAAGTTTGCCGTGATGCGGTATTTTCGCAAGTACCCTTATGCCCCAGCCGGAATAATTCTGCGCCAAACCGTCAGCGATTGGGAGAAGCAGGATTGGGAATATGCGGCCATCGCCGCTGCTTCTCTGGAAAGCTATCCGGGGAAAGACACGCTGAAAGCCCTGTTGATCGGGATCCAAAGCGATAACTGGTATGTGCGGGACAATGCTTCCGATTCCTTGCTTCAGCTGGCAGCCCCTCAGGTTATTTTGGAAATCATTCATCAGCTGAAGGATTCCTATGGCCGCGAAATGCTTCGCTATAAGGCGGTGAGCGCCGGACTTTTGCGGGTGCGGGAAAATTCGGAAGAACTGGAAGTCGCCGTGGGGCATAAGCCGGTCGGGCAGGGAACGAAAACGCAGAACGAGTTTCTGAATGCGTTCACTTTCTCAGAGTCATCCGCGGAAGAACTGCCGCCGCTGCAGAAATGGGGGACTGAGTGA
- a CDS encoding metallophosphoesterase family protein, which translates to MRNTDQQERRKLILGTLLGLLLIVFVLFFAVISRQSYTSKERNGTLKTMAEENTVTLVESGRTVWRYWDAGEMPAETDPLQWTLPDYDDSAWKSGMGTFGSEYGRLEKMVNRKAPRNLLNYYLPDQKAIPVYYFRTEFDVSDLGNVRCLTGKIHYDDAVMMYLNGELVYASNVPDGGYTPQNQYGSAARVNEAESDAFVISNLHALKPGRNVLAIELHQRDDSSSDIYFDLETLETSSESSRTQSLDLNGLILEQGSESGQVIVNWLTDKKGTYELIWASGKDKNALLSPSGRKLMGGQKTGVGGTFSYHGSLRDLSGGQSFVYQIVDLQHDLRSEAVAFTIQPEQPLTFGFVGDVQIRTEHLEENQANWQKAVETLIQLRPDMSFILTAGDQVNSSKDEKALQEYQAFRSPAALKQLPITVNIGNHEGNEELLASQFQRLNKGADYYYEYGDTLFYALNCMDEDTQAHLDKLSQVIARSEPRWIIVTMHYSLFGRKDRSEDEKVIAAREAYAQAFSDLNVDVVLSGHDHVYCRSWLMKGAEATERAEGLKRRGETLYVSGGTPSGSKFYELQGEAPDWIAYSIPEQQATVSLITISKNQLILETYSQATQELIDRCEIRK; encoded by the coding sequence ATGAGAAATACAGATCAACAGGAACGCCGCAAGTTAATTCTGGGCACGCTGCTCGGTTTGCTTTTGATTGTGTTTGTTTTGTTCTTTGCGGTGATCAGCCGGCAAAGCTATACGAGCAAAGAACGAAACGGAACGCTGAAAACCATGGCTGAGGAAAATACGGTCACCTTGGTGGAAAGCGGCCGGACAGTCTGGCGGTATTGGGACGCAGGTGAAATGCCGGCAGAGACGGATCCGCTGCAGTGGACCCTGCCGGATTATGATGATTCAGCCTGGAAATCGGGGATGGGAACGTTCGGGTCAGAATACGGCAGACTGGAAAAAATGGTCAACCGGAAAGCCCCGCGGAATCTGTTGAATTATTATCTGCCGGATCAAAAGGCGATTCCAGTGTATTATTTCCGCACGGAATTTGATGTCAGTGATCTCGGCAACGTTCGGTGTTTAACGGGTAAAATTCATTACGATGACGCGGTCATGATGTATTTGAACGGTGAGCTAGTCTATGCCTCCAACGTTCCTGACGGCGGGTATACGCCGCAGAATCAATACGGTTCCGCAGCCCGTGTCAATGAAGCGGAAAGCGATGCGTTTGTCATCAGCAATCTCCATGCCTTAAAACCGGGCCGCAATGTTCTGGCAATCGAGCTGCATCAGCGGGACGATTCCAGTTCAGATATTTATTTTGACCTGGAAACCTTGGAAACGTCCAGTGAATCATCCCGGACGCAGTCGTTGGATCTGAACGGCTTGATTCTGGAACAGGGCAGCGAATCCGGGCAGGTCATCGTCAACTGGCTGACGGATAAAAAAGGAACCTATGAATTAATCTGGGCTTCAGGCAAGGATAAAAATGCTTTGCTTTCCCCATCAGGCCGAAAATTAATGGGCGGTCAGAAAACGGGAGTTGGCGGAACATTTAGCTATCATGGTAGCTTAAGGGATCTGTCCGGCGGGCAGTCGTTTGTCTATCAGATTGTCGATTTGCAGCATGATCTGCGTTCAGAAGCTGTTGCCTTTACAATTCAGCCTGAACAGCCGCTGACTTTCGGATTTGTCGGTGATGTCCAGATTCGGACGGAGCATTTAGAGGAAAATCAAGCAAATTGGCAGAAAGCCGTGGAGACTTTAATCCAGCTGCGCCCAGATATGAGTTTCATTCTGACCGCCGGCGATCAGGTCAACAGCAGCAAGGATGAAAAAGCGTTGCAGGAATACCAGGCTTTTCGCAGCCCGGCCGCGTTAAAGCAGCTTCCGATTACCGTGAATATCGGCAATCACGAGGGCAATGAAGAACTGCTTGCCAGTCAGTTCCAACGGCTGAATAAAGGGGCAGATTATTATTATGAATACGGCGATACACTGTTTTATGCGCTGAACTGCATGGATGAGGATACGCAGGCTCATCTGGATAAGCTCAGTCAGGTGATCGCCCGTTCTGAACCGCGCTGGATCATTGTCACGATGCATTATTCCCTGTTCGGCAGAAAAGATCGTTCTGAGGATGAAAAAGTCATCGCTGCCCGGGAAGCCTACGCACAGGCTTTCTCTGATCTCAATGTGGATGTTGTTCTGTCCGGTCACGATCATGTTTACTGCCGCTCATGGCTGATGAAAGGGGCCGAAGCGACAGAGCGGGCAGAAGGGCTGAAGCGCCGAGGGGAAACGCTGTATGTTTCCGGAGGAACGCCGTCAGGAAGTAAATTTTATGAACTTCAGGGGGAAGCCCCGGATTGGATTGCTTATAGTATTCCTGAGCAGCAGGCAACGGTGTCGCTGATTACAATTTCCAAAAATCAGCTGATTCTGGAAACCTATTCGCAAGCGACTCAGGAACTGATCGACCGCTGTGAAATCCGGAAATAG
- a CDS encoding PTS sugar transporter subunit IIC — MMQNLFFAALILAVFVYFEQMLVSTMTIGSNPPILGGIVAGLVLGDIQLGLYIGTVLTLMSLGMYTFGGAAIPNYFLGSVLGTAVAILMMRSNPALASSEAINIAISTVAIPASMIGIALGSISTILCTALVQIMVKGAEEGNLQKINRSFWINCLLTNGPHMAIPVFIGILFGNQLVSLINMIPSVLLGIFDLAGGLLPLMGFALLMSMINIKRYWPFLLAGYFLIAYTSSTIIGLTFAAASICAVYAMLKKETMKQNEEVVGDEID, encoded by the coding sequence ATGATGCAAAATTTATTCTTCGCTGCATTGATACTGGCTGTCTTCGTGTATTTTGAACAAATGCTGGTCAGTACCATGACCATTGGATCCAACCCACCTATACTAGGCGGCATTGTCGCCGGTCTTGTCCTGGGTGATATTCAGCTCGGGCTCTACATCGGAACGGTTCTGACCTTAATGTCGTTAGGCATGTACACGTTTGGCGGGGCTGCCATCCCCAATTATTTTCTGGGTTCCGTGCTGGGCACCGCCGTCGCCATTCTGATGATGCGTTCCAATCCTGCACTGGCTTCCTCAGAGGCCATCAACATCGCCATTTCCACGGTAGCGATTCCGGCTTCGATGATCGGCATTGCTTTGGGATCCATTTCGACAATTTTATGTACTGCCTTAGTTCAGATCATGGTTAAAGGGGCAGAAGAAGGCAATCTTCAGAAAATCAATCGTTCCTTCTGGATCAACTGCCTGCTTACCAATGGACCGCATATGGCAATCCCGGTTTTTATCGGAATTCTGTTCGGCAATCAATTAGTTTCGCTGATCAACATGATTCCTTCCGTACTTTTAGGAATCTTTGATTTAGCCGGCGGTTTGCTTCCGCTCATGGGATTTGCGCTGCTGATGTCCATGATCAACATCAAGCGTTACTGGCCGTTCTTATTGGCAGGCTATTTTCTGATCGCTTATACTTCATCGACGATTATCGGCCTGACCTTTGCCGCAGCCTCGATTTGTGCTGTCTATGCGATGCTGAAAAAGGAAACGATGAAACAGAATGAGGAGGTTGTCGGTGATGAAATTGACTAA
- a CDS encoding PTS system mannose/fructose/sorbose family transporter subunit IID, with product MKLTKELLRKIKIRHIFGIQQTWSYDRMMGSGYCWAMLPGIEQIYREDPEGLRHACIENIQFFNTSAIFSPLITGVHLAMMEAGQEEIGQNIKTAMMGPLAGVGDTLAGVIINPVTTLIACQFALTGNWLLSLGLILFVRIAWIVIQSKLFDFGYTKGVEAIESTTKNSLVTSGIELVTMFGAVILGGFIPSMLSGIQIGLEYTSAISLEGQQADKVFRVQEMFDNIAPYLVPIILVSALLWLIKKKKLTSTQILILIFGLAAICYFTKILIVA from the coding sequence ATGAAATTGACTAAAGAACTGCTGCGCAAAATTAAAATCCGGCATATATTCGGCATTCAGCAGACCTGGTCCTATGATCGAATGATGGGTTCCGGGTATTGCTGGGCGATGCTTCCTGGAATCGAACAGATCTATCGCGAGGATCCGGAAGGATTACGCCATGCCTGTATCGAGAATATTCAATTTTTTAACACCAGCGCGATTTTCTCGCCGCTCATTACCGGTGTTCATTTGGCTATGATGGAAGCGGGCCAGGAAGAAATCGGACAGAATATCAAGACGGCGATGATGGGACCGCTGGCAGGGGTGGGGGATACGCTGGCCGGGGTCATTATCAATCCGGTCACCACCTTAATTGCCTGTCAATTCGCGTTAACCGGCAATTGGCTGCTTTCGTTAGGCTTAATCCTGTTTGTTCGGATCGCCTGGATCGTCATCCAGTCCAAGCTGTTTGATTTCGGTTATACAAAAGGTGTGGAAGCGATTGAAAGTACGACCAAAAACAGTTTGGTTACCTCCGGGATTGAACTGGTAACCATGTTTGGCGCCGTTATTCTTGGCGGCTTTATTCCTTCCATGTTATCCGGAATCCAGATTGGCTTGGAATATACAAGCGCAATATCGCTTGAAGGTCAGCAGGCGGATAAAGTATTCCGGGTGCAGGAAATGTTTGATAATATCGCCCCTTACCTTGTTCCAATCATCCTGGTTTCTGCTTTATTATGGCTGATTAAAAAGAAGAAGCTGACGTCAACGCAAATCTTAATCTTGATTTTCGGCTTAGCGGCAATCTGTTACTTCACCAAAATCCTGATTGTCGCCTGA
- a CDS encoding glycosyltransferase family 2 protein: MVEAVKLFLFGVDVFFVAYLFGYSTFLFLSVIVGSVYLYQKRRDDELKNNLKRKFFIPISILVPAHNEETTIVDTVCTLLRQDYPLFEIIVIDDGSEDETAQRMIDYFQMQKIERPIRRQLRCKAEKAIYETKSNKIQLTLIMKENGGKGDTLNMGINASRFPYFICMDADSMLQKDSLFEIAKPVLENDKVVACGGQVRISNGIEMVDGEVTKYSLPKRMIVAMQVLEYDRSFLASRIFMDHFNGNLIISGAFGLFQKKMVILAGGYDPSTMGEDMELVVKLHVFCRANHLDYSIRYAPDAICWSQGPGNLLDLMKQRRRWHIGLFESLTHYRYAIGKKEYGLMGTISFLYFWLYELMSPYIEVFGLFTIVLSYFFNLINVPFMLLFFAVYAGFGCLLTVIAFFTQIHTRHIRLTLLDVIRTILLSGFELVGLRFILMLVRMNALIGYRRKKNVWGDLQRYTHNRKETQEREA, translated from the coding sequence ATGGTAGAGGCTGTTAAACTTTTTCTGTTTGGTGTCGATGTTTTTTTCGTTGCCTATTTATTTGGCTACAGTACATTTCTGTTTCTGTCAGTGATTGTCGGCTCGGTGTATTTGTATCAGAAACGCCGCGATGATGAGCTGAAAAATAATTTGAAGCGCAAATTCTTCATTCCCATCAGTATTTTAGTGCCTGCGCATAATGAGGAAACAACGATTGTGGATACGGTTTGTACCTTGTTAAGACAGGACTATCCTTTATTTGAAATCATTGTGATCGACGATGGCTCTGAGGATGAAACGGCTCAGCGCATGATTGACTATTTTCAAATGCAGAAGATTGAACGGCCGATTCGCCGTCAGCTGCGCTGCAAAGCGGAAAAAGCGATCTATGAAACAAAATCCAACAAGATTCAGCTGACCCTGATCATGAAAGAGAACGGCGGCAAGGGCGATACGCTGAATATGGGGATTAACGCTTCCCGTTTTCCCTATTTCATCTGCATGGATGCCGATTCCATGCTTCAGAAAGATTCCCTTTTCGAGATTGCCAAACCGGTTTTGGAAAATGATAAAGTGGTGGCCTGCGGTGGTCAGGTGCGCATCTCCAACGGCATTGAAATGGTCGATGGCGAGGTCACAAAATATTCGCTGCCGAAGCGGATGATTGTCGCGATGCAGGTTTTGGAATATGACCGCTCCTTTTTGGCCTCTCGGATTTTCATGGATCATTTCAACGGGAATTTGATTATTTCCGGTGCGTTTGGCCTGTTTCAGAAAAAGATGGTGATCCTGGCCGGCGGCTACGATCCTTCAACGATGGGTGAAGATATGGAACTGGTGGTGAAGCTGCACGTTTTCTGCCGGGCCAACCATCTGGATTACAGCATTCGTTATGCGCCGGACGCCATCTGTTGGTCACAGGGACCAGGAAATCTGCTTGATCTGATGAAGCAGCGCCGGCGCTGGCATATCGGTTTGTTTGAAAGTCTTACGCATTACCGCTATGCGATCGGGAAGAAAGAATACGGATTGATGGGAACCATTTCCTTCCTGTACTTCTGGCTGTATGAACTGATGTCGCCGTATATTGAAGTATTCGGCTTGTTTACGATTGTTTTGTCGTATTTCTTCAATCTCATCAATGTTCCGTTTATGCTTCTATTCTTTGCGGTGTATGCCGGATTCGGCTGTCTTCTGACCGTCATCGCGTTTTTCACGCAGATTCATACCCGGCATATCCGGCTGACGCTGCTTGACGTGATCCGCACAATTCTGTTAAGTGGTTTTGAGCTGGTCGGTCTGCGGTTTATCTTAATGCTTGTACGAATGAATGCTTTGATCGGTTACCGCCGAAAGAAAAATGTTTGGGGCGATCTGCAGCGCTATACTCATAACCGCAAGGAAACCCAGGAAAGAGAGGCATGA
- a CDS encoding response regulator transcription factor, with the protein MTYKIAVVEDELMMNHLICFVLNNAGFQTVSYPSKRMAEQGLSQHFDLWLLDIMLESPTAGFDLMKAIREKNPNQAICFLSARDDELDKITGLEIGCDDYITKPFSKKELVLRITNILRRTACPPPVKMSPEILQRERLRADLRSRELWFDDQLINLTAKEFDLILMLIQNDGRTMDRNTILRIVWDTNYYGSGRVLDDTIRRIRKKLPDLKIETVYGEGYRVCGL; encoded by the coding sequence ATGACATATAAAATTGCGGTCGTTGAAGATGAACTGATGATGAATCATCTGATATGTTTTGTTTTGAATAATGCAGGCTTTCAAACCGTTTCCTATCCATCCAAACGAATGGCGGAACAAGGCTTAAGTCAGCATTTTGATCTGTGGCTGCTGGATATTATGCTGGAAAGTCCGACAGCCGGTTTTGATCTGATGAAGGCAATCCGTGAAAAAAATCCGAATCAGGCGATCTGCTTTTTGTCTGCGCGGGATGATGAGCTGGATAAAATTACCGGCTTGGAAATCGGCTGCGATGATTATATCACCAAGCCTTTTTCCAAGAAGGAACTTGTGCTGCGGATTACCAACATCCTACGGCGCACGGCTTGTCCTCCGCCAGTTAAAATGAGTCCGGAAATTCTGCAGCGGGAACGACTGCGGGCTGATTTGCGCTCCCGGGAGCTGTGGTTTGATGATCAGCTCATCAATTTAACGGCCAAGGAATTCGATCTGATTTTAATGCTGATCCAAAATGATGGCCGGACGATGGACCGCAACACTATTTTACGAATCGTCTGGGACACCAATTATTATGGCAGCGGACGGGTGCTGGATGATACAATCCGCCGCATCCGGAAAAAACTGCCGGATCTGAAGATCGAAACTGTGTATGGGGAAGGCTATCGGGTCTGCGGTTTATGA
- a CDS encoding sensor histidine kinase, whose amino-acid sequence MRSSIHDLNLLLLISLILCVFMLCHPLPLPAVALTLLIILLNSMILCWIVFLQMDIRKMLLFCQKVRAGNYEQKPVVLSRNDEIADLNQEIATMKDYLQSMHSAKSQMIQNISHNLKTPLSVIMLSCEMLLDGDVEPTQVQPYYRQIYQVSEKMLTEIQRLLDLNRINHLITLNEPCTQETQMKELIENRVEAFAPFIEKRKLQIELALYPVTFKGKAEHWETVIDNLLENAVRYAETTIKIRCYPQSLAIYNDGIRLSSSMIHKIFDPYVKGEKGKSGLGLAIVQSIADLYDYRVIAENKTYGVEFKIIGKGAVK is encoded by the coding sequence ATGAGAAGTTCGATTCATGATCTCAACTTACTCCTGTTGATCTCACTGATTCTCTGTGTGTTCATGCTTTGTCATCCTCTGCCGCTGCCCGCTGTGGCTTTGACTCTTCTGATCATTCTGCTCAACAGTATGATTCTCTGCTGGATTGTCTTTCTGCAGATGGATATCCGCAAGATGCTGCTTTTTTGCCAGAAGGTCCGGGCCGGAAACTATGAACAGAAACCTGTTGTTCTTTCCCGTAACGATGAAATAGCGGATTTAAATCAGGAAATTGCAACGATGAAAGACTATCTGCAAAGCATGCACAGCGCCAAAAGTCAGATGATCCAGAATATTTCGCATAATCTGAAAACACCCCTGTCTGTGATTATGCTTTCCTGTGAAATGTTATTGGACGGTGATGTGGAACCCACTCAAGTTCAGCCCTATTATCGTCAAATTTATCAGGTTTCGGAGAAGATGCTGACGGAGATCCAGCGGCTGCTGGATCTGAATCGGATCAATCATTTGATTACGCTGAATGAACCGTGTACCCAGGAAACTCAAATGAAGGAGCTCATTGAAAATCGCGTTGAGGCCTTCGCACCCTTTATTGAAAAACGCAAGCTCCAAATCGAGCTCGCCTTGTATCCAGTGACTTTTAAGGGGAAGGCGGAGCATTGGGAAACGGTGATTGATAATCTGTTGGAGAATGCTGTCCGCTATGCTGAAACAACGATCAAAATTCGCTGTTATCCGCAATCTTTAGCCATATATAACGACGGCATCCGACTTTCTTCATCTATGATCCACAAAATTTTTGACCCTTATGTGAAGGGGGAAAAAGGCAAATCCGGTTTGGGATTAGCGATCGTTCAGTCCATTGCCGATCTCTATGATTACCGTGTCATCGCTGAAAATAAAACCTATGGCGTTGAATTTAAAATCATTGGAAAAGGAGCAGTAAAATGA